The following proteins are encoded in a genomic region of Populus trichocarpa isolate Nisqually-1 chromosome 13, P.trichocarpa_v4.1, whole genome shotgun sequence:
- the LOC7465619 gene encoding maltose excess protein 1, chloroplastic: MANSLILAAAAANKSLLAAPSHCHSFSLHSNCPPPHHSQSLPYKPFLHLHSLSLTSLHRRLIPVPALDSDVPHPLDQGSAVKVKNNRSKEIEEWDSWTAKFSGGANVPFLLLQMPQIILNAKNLMSGNKTALLAVPWLGMLTGLLGNLSLLSYFAKKRETEVIVVQTLGVISIYVVIAQLAMAEAMPLPYYMVTSVVVATGLLLNFLNYFGMLSAGIWRFWEDFITVCGLSVLPQVMWSTFVPYIPNSILPGVISFVTAVAAVVMARTGKLSKEGVKFVGATSGWTATLLFMWMPVSQMWTNFLNPDNIKGLSAFSMLLAMIGNGLMIPRALFTRDLMWFTGSTWASLFYGYGNILCMYYFNSVSGKFLLAATAGLVSWIGMALWRDTVVYGYSSPLRSLKELIFGS, from the exons ATGGCAAATTCTCTGATACTAGCAGCAGCTGCTGCTAACAAGTCACTACTAGCAGCACCGTCTCACTGCCACTCTTTCTCATTACACTCAAATTGCCCTCCTCCTCACCACTCTCAATCACTTCCATACAAGCCCTTCCTCCATCTTCACTCACTCTCTCTGACTTCACTTCATCGCCGACTCATTCCAGTTCCTGCTCTTGACTCTGACGTCCCTCACCCTCTTGACCAG GGTTCAGCAGTGAAGGTAAAGAATAATAGAAGTAAGGAAATTGAAGAATGGGACTCTTGGACAGCCAAATTCTCTGGAGGAGCAAATGTCCCTTTTTTGTTACTCCAAATGCCTCAAATCATTCTCAATGCAAAAAATCTTATGTCTGGAAATAAAACTGCCCTTTTGGCTGTACCATGGCTG GGGATGTTAACTGGGTTGCTTGGAAACCTTTCATTGCTTTCCTACTTTGCGAAAAAGAGGGAAACCGAGGTTATTGTGGTGCAGACACTGGGAGTGATTTCGATTTACGTTGTAATTGCCCAGCTTGCAATGGCAGAGGCCATGCCTCTGCCTTACTATATGGTCACTTCAGTTGTTGTAGCAACTGGCTTGCtattaaatttcttgaattaCTTTGGAATGCTCAGTGCTGGAATCTGGCGCTTTTGGGAAGATTTTATCACTGTTTGTGGATTGTCGGTCCTCCCTCAG GTTATGTGGTCTACATTTGTCCCATATATACCAAACTCCATTTTGCCAGGGGTAATATCTTTTGTCACAGCAGTCGCAGCTGTTGTCATG GCACGAACAGGAAAACTCTCTAAAGAAGGTGTAAAATTTGTTGGAGCAACATCTGGATGGACAGCAACACTTCTCTTCATGTGGATGCCAGTGTCACAAATG TGGACAAATTTCCTGAATCCTGATAATATTAAAGGCTTATCGGCTTTCTCAATGCTGCTTGCTATGATTGGAAATGGACTTATGATCCCACGTGCCCTTTTTACTCGTGACTTAATGTG GTTCACTGGTTCTACATGGGCTTCCCTTTTCTATGGTTATGGGAATATTTTATGCATGTACTA TTTCAACAGCGTTAGTGGGAAATTTCTTTTGGCAGCAACAGCTGGTTTGGTTTCATGGATAG GTATGGCTCTATGGAGAGACACTGTAGTTTATGGATACAGCTCACCTCTTAGGTCTTTGAAAGAGTTGATTTTTGGCTCTTGA
- the LOC7493894 gene encoding uncharacterized protein LOC7493894, with protein MNPKSWSRLLLYQSLKKPRKPPMPQLSRKISTFPHFPSTQTLSLSRFSKTHFSTFSGASSSVARELLNELEREKQKEREARRRNGLDTKDIDAEDEEDYLGVGPLIEKLEKRIQKDAGKPEVYDNEAADSDSDDDSWFSTDAAKKRDELFLKKFDKHEELVKNFAEAETLDDAFKSMKKIDNFEQKHFRLRPEYRVIGDLINLLKVAEGKDKFILQHKLNKAMRLVEWKEAYDPNNPANYGFFQRAGVGPGGHALEDAESEKQKKKTPGVDVEGKEDEDDGGKEDEDDEDEEDEFDDMKERDDILLEKLNEIDKKLEEKLAELDYTFGKKGKVLEEEIRNLAEQRNSLTEKKRRPMYRKGFDDRVINVNRTCKVTKGGRVVKYTAMLACGNYHGVIGFAKAKGPRVHVAIQKAREKCFQNLHYIERHEEHTIANAVQTQYKKTKLYLWPAPTRTGMKAGKTVKAILNLAGFKNVKSKVIGSRNPYNTVRALFKALNAIETPKDVQEKFGRTVVEKHLL; from the exons ATGAACCCTAAATCATGGTCTCGCTTACTCCTCTATCAATCCCtgaaaaaacctagaaaacctCCAATGCCCCAACTTTCCCGGAAAATCTCGACTTTCCCCCACTTTCCCAGCACCCAAACACTCTCACTCTCCCGTTTCTCCAAAACCCATTTCTCAACTTTCTCTGGTGCCTCCTCCAGTGTAGCCCGGGAACTTCTGAATGAGCTAGAGCGCGAGAAACAGAAGGAAAGAGAGGCAAGAAGGCGAAATGGTCTCGATACTAAAGACATTGAtgcagaagatgaagaagattaCTTGGGTGTGGGTCCATTGatagaaaaattagagaaaaggATTCAAAAGGATGCAGGGAAGCCGGAAGTTTATGATAATGAAGCTGCTGATTCGGATAGTGACGATGATAGCTGGTTTTCTACTGATGCTGCTAAGAAAAGAGATgaactttttttaaagaagtttgaCAAACACGAAGAGTTAGTCAAGAACTTCGCTGAGGCTG aGACACTTGATGATGCATTCAAATCGATGAAGAAAATTGACAATTTTGAGCAAAAACATTTTCGGCTTCGTCCTGAGTATAGAGTGATTGGGGATTTGATTAATCTTTTGAAGGTAGCAGAAGGAAAGGATAAATTTATCCTTCAACACAAATTAAACAAGGCAATGAGATTGGTGGAGTGGAAGGAAGCTTATGATCCCAATAATCCTGCCAATTATGGATTTTTTCAACGTGCAGGAGTGGGACCAGGTGGCCATGCCTTAGAAGATGCTGAATCtgagaagcaaaagaaaaaaacaccagGTGTGGATGTTGAGGGCAAGGAGGATGAGGATGATGGGGGCAAggaggatgaggatgatgaggacGAGGAAGATGAGTTTGATGACATGAAGGAGAGGGATGATATACTGCTAGAGAAGCTGAATGAGATTGACAAGAAACTAGAAGAGAAGTTAGCGGAGTTGGATTATACTTTTGGAAAGAAGGGGAAGGTTCTTGAGGAGGAGATAAGGAATCTCGCGGAGCAGAGAAATTCTttgacagaaaagaaaagaagaccgATGTACCGGAAA GGTTTTGATGACAGAGTGATAAATGTGAATCGAACTTGTAAAGTTACCAAG GGAGGGCGAGTGGTCAAGTACACTGCCATGTTAGCTTGTGGTAACTATCACGGTGTTATTGGTTTTGCTAAAGCTAAAGGCCCAAGAGTCCATGTTGCTATCCAGAAG GCACGTGAGAAATGCTTCCAGAATCTCCACTACATAGAGCGCCACGAGGAGCATACAATTGCAAATGCAGTACAAACACAATACAAGAAAAccaag CTGTATCTGTGGCCTGCCCCAACTAGAACAGGCATGAAAGCAGGAAAAACTGTCAAGGCCATTTTGAATTTAGCTGGTTTCAAAAATGTTAAATCCAAG GTCATTGGTTCTAGGAATCCTTATAACACTGTCAGGGCTCTCTTTAAAGCTCTGAATGCT ATTGAAACTCCAAAGGATGTCCAAGAGAAGTTTGGCCGGACTGTTGTTGAGAAACATTTGCTATGA